The Nocardioides sp. S5 genome includes a window with the following:
- the wecB gene encoding UDP-N-acetylglucosamine 2-epimerase (non-hydrolyzing) → MKRIMVIYGTRPEAIKVAPLIKGLEGHSSFEVLVAVTGQHREMLDQVNDLFGIVPKHDLDLMQAGATLAELSSRALAAVAPVLEAERPDAVIVQGDTSTAFIAGLAAFYQRIPVVHLEAGLRTWSLSSPFPEEGNRQLLGRIADLHLAPTSTSRANLESEGVAADNIAVTGNTVIDALFETIAVPVSLRDEHARGVVESSDPYVLVTAHRRESWGDPMQEAMTAVGEAALANPDVRWLVPMHRNPVVREVVRGALGHLPQVALCEPLDYHEFCHAMKGARFVLTDSGGVQEEAPSLGKPVIVMRDNTERPEAVDAGTVRLVGTDKSDVGMWLNRLLNDESIYDEMANAVNPYGDGRATERSIAALEDFFKIGSRLPDFGHGVKGTE, encoded by the coding sequence GTGAAGCGCATCATGGTCATCTACGGAACCAGGCCGGAGGCGATCAAAGTCGCCCCCTTGATCAAGGGGCTGGAAGGCCATTCGAGCTTTGAGGTGCTCGTGGCCGTGACCGGACAGCATCGCGAGATGCTCGATCAGGTCAATGACCTGTTCGGAATCGTGCCCAAGCACGATCTCGACCTCATGCAGGCCGGCGCGACCCTAGCTGAGCTGTCTTCTCGGGCGCTCGCTGCCGTTGCGCCCGTCCTCGAGGCGGAGCGGCCAGATGCAGTTATCGTTCAGGGAGACACGTCGACGGCCTTCATCGCCGGACTCGCCGCGTTCTATCAGCGGATTCCAGTCGTGCACCTCGAGGCAGGATTGCGGACGTGGAGCCTGAGCTCGCCATTCCCCGAGGAGGGCAACCGTCAGCTTCTCGGTCGCATCGCCGACCTGCACCTGGCTCCGACCTCGACTTCGCGAGCCAACCTCGAGAGTGAAGGTGTCGCCGCGGACAACATCGCCGTTACGGGCAACACCGTAATTGATGCTCTCTTCGAGACCATCGCGGTTCCTGTGTCGCTAAGGGACGAACACGCTCGCGGAGTCGTTGAGAGTTCGGATCCTTATGTCCTGGTAACGGCTCACCGTCGCGAGTCGTGGGGTGATCCCATGCAGGAGGCGATGACCGCTGTAGGTGAGGCCGCCTTGGCGAACCCGGACGTGCGGTGGTTGGTCCCCATGCACCGCAACCCTGTCGTCCGCGAGGTGGTGCGCGGCGCGCTCGGTCACCTTCCCCAGGTCGCATTGTGTGAGCCGCTGGATTATCACGAGTTCTGCCATGCCATGAAGGGGGCTCGCTTCGTCCTCACCGACTCTGGCGGTGTTCAGGAAGAGGCTCCCAGCCTCGGCAAGCCCGTCATCGTGATGCGCGACAACACGGAGCGACCGGAAGCTGTGGATGCTGGCACTGTTCGTCTTGTCGGCACCGATAAGTCAGACGTAGGTATGTGGCTGAACCGCCTACTGAACGACGAGTCGATATACGACGAAATGGCTAACGCAGTCAATCCATACGGCGACGGCAGAGCTACTGAGCGCAGTATCGCGGCGCTAGAGGACTTCTTCAAGATCGGCAGCCGCCTGCCCGACTTTGGGCACGGCGTGAAAGGAACGGAATGA
- a CDS encoding acetyltransferase, whose protein sequence is MADDLIIVGAGGFGRETVDVVEAINAAAAVPSWHLLGLVDDALTESNARRLRARGLRHLGSLEDLLALEARPRYVVGIGSPLVRRRIAERLDAAGFSAVTLTHPQATIGSEVTIGSGTVVCAGARVTTNIRLGKHVHLNPNATVGHDTVLGDFVSMNPASSVSGDCVVEDEVLIGVGGVVLNQLTVGAAAVIGGSACVVRDVPPGAVMVGVPARPMEVNL, encoded by the coding sequence GTGGCTGATGACCTGATCATCGTCGGAGCCGGTGGCTTCGGACGAGAGACCGTTGATGTGGTGGAGGCGATCAACGCCGCTGCCGCCGTTCCGTCATGGCACCTTCTTGGGCTCGTTGACGACGCCCTGACCGAGTCAAACGCCCGGCGCCTCCGCGCTCGCGGGTTGCGCCACTTGGGATCCCTTGAGGACCTGCTCGCGCTCGAGGCACGCCCTCGATACGTCGTAGGCATCGGATCTCCCTTGGTGCGGCGACGCATCGCCGAGCGTCTCGACGCCGCTGGCTTCTCAGCGGTGACGCTCACCCACCCGCAGGCGACGATCGGCTCCGAGGTCACAATCGGATCAGGAACCGTGGTCTGCGCCGGCGCCCGGGTGACCACCAACATCCGGCTGGGAAAGCACGTCCACCTCAATCCCAACGCCACAGTGGGGCACGACACCGTCCTGGGCGATTTCGTCAGCATGAATCCTGCGTCGTCGGTCTCAGGCGATTGTGTGGTTGAAGACGAGGTGCTGATCGGTGTGGGTGGTGTCGTACTCAATCAGCTCACCGTGGGCGCCGCGGCCGTCATCGGAGGCAGCGCGTGCGTGGTGCGGGATGTCCCGCCTGGGGCAGTGATGGTTGGCGTTCCGGCACGACCCATGGAGGTAAACCTGTGA
- the wecC gene encoding UDP-N-acetyl-D-mannosamine dehydrogenase, with translation MSETPWTGDVAVIGLGYIGLPTSAALAMHGVKVMGVDINARTVAAVQAGQVPIVEPDLDVAVAGAVARGTLTASTEVPQADAFMIAVPTPFQDGYEPDLSYVKAATQAIAPQLRGGEIVILESTSPPGTTLKISEWLAAARPDLTFPHQDAEHPSVNVAHCPERVLPGRIMVEIVANDRVVGGITPGCAARAAEVYEVFCKGQIVLTDAASAEMAKLVENSFRDVNIAFANELAHICEHLDLDVWEIISLANHHPRVNVLNPGPGVGGHCIAVDPWFIVAAAPEHAQLIRKAREVNDARPGEVVQRVRGLMAPNEKPVALLGLAFKADIDDLRESPAVEIVKELAAAEPNRRLLVVEPHVDFLPLELSAIKNVELTALGTALAESEVVALLVDHRRFSDLPAEALANKSVLDTRGAWRGRA, from the coding sequence ATGAGCGAGACCCCTTGGACCGGTGATGTCGCGGTGATCGGCCTCGGCTACATTGGGCTGCCCACGAGCGCTGCCTTGGCCATGCACGGAGTCAAGGTAATGGGTGTAGACATCAACGCGCGTACGGTCGCGGCTGTTCAAGCCGGTCAAGTGCCTATTGTGGAGCCCGATCTCGATGTTGCGGTAGCAGGTGCGGTTGCTCGCGGGACGCTAACAGCATCGACCGAGGTGCCCCAGGCAGACGCCTTCATGATCGCGGTGCCGACTCCATTTCAGGATGGATATGAGCCGGATCTCTCCTACGTGAAGGCAGCAACCCAAGCCATAGCGCCGCAGTTGCGGGGTGGTGAAATAGTCATTCTCGAGTCGACATCGCCGCCTGGGACGACACTTAAAATCAGTGAGTGGCTTGCAGCTGCTCGGCCTGACCTGACTTTTCCTCATCAGGATGCCGAGCACCCCAGCGTGAACGTGGCTCACTGTCCTGAGCGCGTTCTTCCCGGGCGCATCATGGTCGAGATCGTGGCCAATGACCGCGTGGTCGGCGGCATCACCCCGGGCTGCGCGGCTCGCGCGGCCGAGGTTTACGAGGTGTTCTGCAAGGGGCAAATCGTCCTCACTGATGCGGCCAGCGCAGAAATGGCCAAGCTCGTCGAGAACAGCTTTCGCGACGTGAACATCGCGTTTGCCAACGAGCTCGCCCACATATGCGAGCATCTCGACCTCGACGTGTGGGAGATCATCTCGCTTGCGAACCACCACCCCCGGGTGAACGTGCTGAACCCCGGCCCCGGGGTCGGCGGTCACTGCATTGCCGTTGACCCGTGGTTCATCGTCGCCGCGGCCCCTGAGCACGCCCAACTGATCCGCAAAGCCAGGGAGGTCAACGACGCGCGTCCGGGCGAGGTCGTGCAGCGAGTGCGCGGACTCATGGCGCCAAACGAGAAGCCGGTTGCGTTGCTAGGCCTCGCGTTCAAGGCCGACATCGACGATCTACGGGAATCGCCGGCAGTCGAGATCGTGAAGGAACTTGCCGCGGCCGAGCCCAATCGCCGGTTGCTTGTTGTGGAGCCGCACGTCGACTTCCTTCCGCTGGAACTCTCCGCAATTAAGAATGTGGAGCTCACCGCGCTAGGTACAGCTCTCGCGGAGTCTGAGGTTGTGGCGCTCCTGGTCGACCACAGACGCTTCAGCGATCTGCCTGCCGAGGCACTCGCGAACAAATCGGTGCTCGACACACGAGGGGCTTGGCGCGGCCGCGCATGA
- a CDS encoding heparinase II/III family protein, which yields MASARHILVELPYTVSSMKNNHLLGDGLGLVVLGSMFPGPGERWRRIGDRLMVAQLRRHMRPDGSMIEDSLSYHRFVLEMLCVRQLIGDAPCEISEALEKAGLHLVKLGVLDGPVPQFGDWDEGRVLADSSNAGSTVGSTFAALALSGYGIPARHFDEHDELAWYVTGVGEKVVPRSTETSVRAGDFVRIDCGQRRVWIKAGSGPSHQHADVTSVWIRDGTNWVTRDPGTGTYNGPLHIRNGFRTSAAHPVWVPAGRDQLEPHRAFRWLRSITPSSSRVQQLGDATALLAVHDAFADVHGRVARLVLLHSEGVTVVDAVELPGGTWTMTLPLGDEVGAEEFFGLEDVQQFHGEDAPWSGWHSRTYGAWEASTWLVAADPLDGQKKWGYGVPLEVDVEFGWKQTSVEVRLALGAERVQITAVGVCE from the coding sequence ATGGCCAGCGCCCGTCACATCCTTGTGGAACTGCCATACACCGTGAGCAGTATGAAGAACAACCATCTCCTGGGCGACGGTCTTGGGCTCGTCGTCCTGGGGTCCATGTTCCCCGGCCCGGGCGAGCGCTGGCGGCGCATAGGTGACCGCTTGATGGTGGCGCAGTTGCGTCGTCACATGCGCCCGGACGGTTCGATGATCGAGGACTCCCTCTCCTATCACCGATTCGTGCTTGAGATGCTCTGCGTCCGGCAACTTATCGGTGACGCGCCGTGTGAGATATCCGAGGCGCTCGAGAAGGCGGGCCTTCATCTGGTGAAGCTGGGCGTCCTCGACGGCCCAGTGCCGCAGTTCGGTGATTGGGACGAGGGACGAGTTCTAGCGGACTCATCTAACGCGGGGTCAACGGTCGGCAGCACATTCGCTGCACTCGCCCTTTCCGGGTACGGCATCCCGGCTCGTCACTTCGACGAACACGACGAGCTCGCTTGGTACGTCACAGGTGTTGGCGAGAAAGTCGTTCCACGCTCAACCGAGACATCGGTCCGGGCGGGTGACTTCGTGCGCATTGATTGCGGCCAGCGCAGAGTCTGGATCAAGGCGGGCAGTGGACCGAGCCACCAGCACGCAGATGTGACGTCTGTCTGGATTCGGGACGGGACGAATTGGGTTACCCGGGATCCGGGCACCGGCACGTACAACGGCCCCTTGCATATCCGGAACGGCTTCCGCACGTCCGCGGCGCACCCCGTGTGGGTGCCGGCGGGCAGAGACCAACTGGAGCCGCACCGCGCCTTCCGGTGGTTGCGCTCGATCACCCCCTCCTCGTCCCGAGTCCAGCAGCTAGGCGACGCGACTGCGTTGCTCGCCGTCCACGACGCCTTCGCCGACGTACACGGTCGCGTAGCTCGTTTGGTGTTGTTGCACTCCGAGGGCGTGACCGTGGTAGACGCGGTGGAGCTTCCTGGCGGCACTTGGACGATGACTCTCCCTCTCGGCGACGAAGTGGGTGCTGAGGAGTTCTTTGGGTTGGAAGACGTCCAGCAGTTTCACGGTGAGGATGCTCCGTGGAGTGGCTGGCACAGTCGCACCTACGGCGCGTGGGAGGCATCAACCTGGCTCGTTGCTGCTGATCCACTCGACGGCCAGAAGAAGTGGGGCTACGGAGTACCTCTCGAGGTGGAT